In Senegalia massiliensis, the following proteins share a genomic window:
- the infB gene encoding translation initiation factor IF-2, with the protein MAKKRVYELAKELEISSKELINKMKELNIEVSSHMSTIDDEEAKILKELFDKKPNELKSNSNKYEGENNIDNNINQDNVNEEKQEKLIELEGKVTVKELANKLDISTNELIGKLIGIGIMANINQELDEDTTELIASEYGFEIREAKTLEERQEEELDFEDSEENLVLRPPVVTVMGHVDHGKTSLLDSIRESHVTQREAGGITQHIGASTVNINGNKIVFLDTPGHEAFTSMRARGAQVTDVAILVVAADDGVMPQTIEAINHAKAANVPIIVAINKMDKPEANPDRVKQELTEHGLVPEDWGGDVITVPVSAIKKEGLDELLEMILLVSEMSELKANPNRKAVGTIIEAELDKGRGPVATVLIQKGTLRIGDSIIAGTASGRVRAMIDSYGKRVKKASPSTAVEILGLSEVPQAGDKLFAAKDDKKARELADQRKEQIKRDQIKSKQNISLDDLFDQIKTGEVKDLNIIIKADVQGSIEAVKDALVKLSNEEVKVNPIHGGVGAITESDIMLATASNAIVIGFNVRPTTSATNLAERELVDVRTYRIIYKAIEDIENAIKGMLEPEYKEVVQGRAEVRATFKVPNAGVIAGVYILNGKVTRNSSARLLRDNIVIHEGEISSLRRFKDDVKEIATGYEGGIGIENYNDIKEGDIIEAFVMEEIER; encoded by the coding sequence ATGGCAAAAAAAAGAGTTTATGAGTTGGCAAAGGAACTTGAGATTAGTAGTAAAGAATTAATTAATAAAATGAAGGAATTAAATATAGAGGTAAGTAGTCACATGAGTACTATAGATGATGAAGAGGCTAAAATTTTAAAAGAATTATTTGATAAAAAGCCTAATGAATTAAAATCAAATTCCAATAAATATGAAGGAGAAAATAATATCGATAATAATATAAATCAAGATAATGTAAATGAAGAGAAACAAGAAAAGTTAATAGAGCTAGAGGGTAAAGTAACAGTAAAGGAATTAGCAAATAAATTAGATATTTCTACTAATGAATTGATTGGAAAGTTAATTGGTATAGGTATAATGGCTAATATTAATCAAGAGTTAGATGAAGATACTACAGAATTAATAGCATCCGAATATGGTTTTGAAATAAGAGAAGCTAAAACATTGGAAGAAAGACAAGAAGAAGAATTAGATTTTGAAGATAGTGAAGAAAATCTTGTTTTAAGACCACCTGTAGTAACAGTAATGGGTCATGTTGATCATGGTAAAACATCATTATTAGATTCCATAAGAGAAAGTCATGTTACTCAAAGAGAAGCTGGAGGAATTACACAACACATAGGAGCATCTACAGTCAATATAAATGGTAATAAAATAGTATTTTTAGATACACCAGGCCATGAAGCATTTACTTCTATGAGAGCTAGGGGTGCACAAGTCACTGACGTTGCAATTTTAGTTGTTGCTGCAGATGATGGTGTAATGCCACAAACAATAGAGGCAATAAATCATGCTAAAGCAGCTAATGTACCTATAATAGTAGCAATTAATAAAATGGATAAACCAGAGGCTAACCCTGATAGAGTTAAGCAAGAATTGACTGAACATGGTTTAGTTCCAGAAGATTGGGGTGGAGATGTTATAACCGTTCCAGTTTCAGCTATTAAAAAAGAAGGATTAGATGAACTTTTAGAAATGATACTGTTAGTATCGGAAATGAGTGAATTAAAAGCTAACCCTAACAGAAAAGCAGTTGGAACAATAATAGAGGCTGAACTTGATAAAGGCAGAGGTCCTGTTGCAACAGTATTAATCCAAAAAGGAACATTACGAATAGGTGATTCCATAATAGCAGGCACTGCAAGTGGTAGAGTTAGAGCAATGATTGACAGTTATGGCAAAAGAGTTAAAAAAGCAAGTCCATCTACTGCAGTAGAAATCTTAGGTTTGTCAGAAGTTCCTCAAGCAGGAGATAAACTATTTGCTGCAAAAGATGATAAAAAAGCCAGAGAACTTGCAGATCAGAGAAAAGAACAGATAAAAAGAGATCAAATTAAATCAAAACAAAATATTTCTTTAGATGATTTATTTGATCAGATAAAAACTGGAGAAGTTAAGGATCTTAATATAATAATAAAAGCTGATGTTCAAGGTTCTATTGAAGCTGTGAAAGATGCTTTAGTTAAGTTAAGCAATGAAGAAGTTAAAGTAAACCCTATTCATGGAGGAGTAGGTGCTATTACTGAGAGTGATATAATGCTTGCTACTGCTTCTAATGCAATAGTTATTGGTTTTAATGTTAGACCTACAACATCTGCTACTAATTTAGCAGAAAGAGAATTAGTGGATGTTAGAACGTATAGAATTATATATAAAGCTATAGAAGATATTGAAAACGCAATTAAAGGTATGCTTGAACCTGAATATAAAGAGGTTGTTCAAGGTAGAGCTGAAGTAAGGGCAACATTTAAAGTGCCTAATGCAGGAGTAATTGCTGGTGTATATATTCTTAACGGAAAAGTGACAAGAAATTCAAGTGCAAGATTATTAAGAGATAATATTGTTATACATGAAGGTGAAATCTCTTCTTTAAGAAGATTTAAAGATGATGTTAAAGAAATAGCTACAGGGTATGAAGGTGGTATAGGTATAGAAAATTACAATGATATTAAAGAAGGAGATATTATTGAAGCCTTTGTGATGGAAGAAATAGAAAGGTAA
- the rbfA gene encoding 30S ribosome-binding factor RbfA: MSSKRTARISEEIKKIVSSMMLKQLKDPRIATMTTITDVEVTNDLRYVKIFISVLGSAKEKKDTLEALKSASGYIRKEIGKKMKLRYIPEPIFNTDNSIENGIYISKLIDSIKEDEDKNEE, translated from the coding sequence ATGAGTTCGAAAAGAACAGCAAGAATATCTGAAGAAATTAAAAAAATAGTTAGTTCAATGATGTTAAAACAACTTAAAGATCCAAGAATAGCTACTATGACAACTATAACGGATGTAGAAGTTACTAATGACCTTAGATATGTTAAGATATTTATTTCCGTATTAGGAAGTGCTAAAGAAAAAAAAGATACATTGGAAGCATTAAAAAGTGCTTCAGGTTATATAAGAAAAGAAATTGGAAAAAAAATGAAGCTACGCTATATCCCAGAGCCTATATTCAATACTGATAATTCTATCGAAAATGGTATTTACATTTCAAAACTTATTGATAGTATTAAAGAAGATGAGGATAAGAATGAAGAGTGA
- a CDS encoding DHH family phosphoesterase — translation MKSDILKELDRSSKIYLVSHINPDGDSIGSLLAFGKSLKHKYGEKVILLKSDKIPDTFKFLNNMNYLSDLQILKAIDDNSTLITLDCGDLNRIGAVNDSIKNFKSIINIDHHKSNNLFGKINIVDSDASSTSEIIFKLLKDNSLLIDKDIAEALYTGISSDTGSFKYESTDANTHRIASELLEYNIDKSKIIFYLYQNRSIETTNIFIEAIKKIEFHYHNKIGITIITKNMMKEANASVSDIDGIVEFIRDTENIEIACVIKEIDINKYKVSLRSKSYLDVSQIATHFNGGGHKKAAGMVVEGNVEKIKYKLLQLINKKLR, via the coding sequence ATGAAGAGTGATATATTAAAAGAACTAGATAGATCAAGCAAAATCTATCTAGTTTCTCATATCAATCCAGATGGTGATAGCATAGGTTCCTTATTGGCTTTTGGTAAATCTTTAAAACATAAATATGGGGAAAAAGTAATATTATTAAAATCAGATAAAATTCCAGATACTTTTAAGTTTCTAAATAATATGAACTATTTATCAGATTTACAAATTTTAAAGGCTATTGATGACAATTCTACATTAATAACATTAGATTGTGGTGATTTAAATAGGATAGGAGCTGTTAATGATTCTATTAAAAATTTTAAAAGTATTATTAATATAGATCATCATAAATCTAATAATCTTTTTGGGAAAATTAACATTGTAGATTCAGATGCAAGCTCAACATCTGAAATTATATTCAAATTATTAAAAGATAATAGTTTACTTATAGATAAAGATATTGCTGAAGCACTATATACAGGTATATCTTCAGATACTGGTAGTTTTAAATATGAAAGTACAGATGCTAATACACATAGAATAGCTTCTGAATTACTAGAATACAACATTGACAAATCAAAAATTATATTTTATTTATATCAAAACAGATCTATTGAAACAACAAATATATTTATAGAAGCTATCAAAAAGATAGAGTTTCATTATCATAATAAAATTGGAATAACTATTATTACTAAAAATATGATGAAAGAAGCAAATGCTTCAGTCAGTGATATAGATGGTATAGTGGAGTTTATTAGAGATACTGAGAATATTGAAATTGCATGCGTAATTAAAGAGATAGATATTAATAAATATAAAGTTAGTTTAAGGTCAAAATCGTATTTAGATGTATCACAGATTGCAACTCATTTTAATGGTGGAGGTCATAAAAAAGCTGCAGGAATGGTTGTAGAAGGTAATGTAGAAAAAATAAAATATAAATTATTACAATTAATAAATAAAAAATTAAGGTGA
- the truB gene encoding tRNA pseudouridine(55) synthase TruB: protein MNGIINVLKPSAMTSHDVVNFIRKTLNMKKVGHTGTLDPNAAGVLPICIGKSTKLIEYIQYENKKYRTELTLGFSTDTQDKYGKILDKSKKNVSKDTIIEVINSFVGKTTQIPPMYSALKHNGKRLYELARKGKSVERKSREIYIESIDIVTIKNNKIIFDVTCSKGTYVRTLCNDIGEKLGTFGHMSFLERLKVGDFEVKFSHTLESISRKVESNDFSFILPMDFAVKSMEKFIIDKKFYKHISNGLNIDTERLRIYKFKLDTEYKIYCDETFIGIGSIVFKNNCTVLKMNKVLI from the coding sequence ATGAATGGTATAATTAATGTATTAAAACCATCTGCTATGACATCACATGATGTTGTAAATTTTATAAGAAAAACTTTGAATATGAAAAAGGTAGGTCATACTGGTACATTAGATCCAAATGCTGCTGGAGTTTTACCAATTTGTATTGGTAAATCAACAAAATTAATAGAGTATATTCAATATGAAAATAAAAAATATAGAACAGAATTAACTTTAGGATTTTCTACAGATACACAGGACAAGTATGGTAAAATATTAGATAAATCAAAAAAAAATGTATCAAAAGATACAATAATAGAAGTTATTAATAGTTTTGTAGGCAAAACAACTCAAATTCCCCCAATGTATTCAGCGTTAAAACACAATGGTAAAAGACTTTATGAACTAGCTAGAAAAGGAAAAAGTGTAGAAAGAAAATCTAGAGAAATATATATAGAAAGCATAGATATTGTAACTATTAAAAATAATAAGATAATTTTTGATGTTACTTGTTCTAAAGGGACTTATGTTAGGACATTATGTAATGATATAGGAGAGAAACTTGGTACATTTGGCCATATGTCTTTTTTAGAAAGATTAAAGGTAGGAGATTTTGAAGTCAAATTTTCTCATACATTAGAAAGTATTTCTAGAAAAGTTGAAAGTAATGATTTTAGCTTTATATTACCTATGGATTTTGCTGTAAAATCTATGGAAAAATTTATTATTGATAAAAAATTTTATAAGCATATATCAAATGGATTAAATATTGATACTGAAAGATTAAGAATATACAAATTTAAACTTGATACTGAATATAAAATTTATTGTGATGAAACTTTTATAGGGATAGGATCAATTGTTTTTAAAAATAATTGTACTGTTTTGAAGATGAACAAAGTTTTAATTTGA
- a CDS encoding bifunctional riboflavin kinase/FAD synthetase — protein MKIIKNINEKIKENTVICLGSFDGLHIGHQTLIENVIKESKEENLKSVLFTFSNHPASIIPNKEEPKLIITNDEKVETLKKTGIDYLVMVAFSKKFMRMDPEDFVKDILVDNLNVKKIVVGFNYRFGYKGKGDTNLLKKLSDLYDFKVDIVSPIKNNGEVVSSSLIRKLILEGNIKKANKYLGRLFSIEGEVIHGKKRGKNLGFPTANIYLNNNYIVPKTGLYKTNTIYKSNRYNSLTNVGFNPTFERNRNISIETYILNFNKDIYNEEIKVEFLEFLRDEKKFNSKEELIEQMNSDIRSISE, from the coding sequence ATGAAAATAATCAAAAATATTAATGAAAAAATAAAAGAAAATACTGTTATTTGTTTAGGTAGTTTTGATGGACTACATATTGGTCATCAAACTTTAATTGAAAATGTTATAAAAGAATCTAAAGAAGAAAATTTGAAAAGTGTATTATTTACATTTAGCAATCATCCTGCTAGCATAATACCTAATAAAGAAGAGCCCAAATTAATAATTACTAATGATGAAAAGGTTGAAACTCTTAAAAAAACAGGTATAGATTATCTTGTTATGGTTGCATTTAGCAAAAAGTTCATGAGAATGGATCCAGAAGATTTTGTTAAAGATATACTTGTTGATAATTTAAATGTTAAGAAAATAGTAGTGGGTTTTAATTATAGGTTTGGTTATAAAGGTAAAGGAGATACTAATTTACTAAAAAAATTGAGTGATTTATATGATTTTAAGGTAGATATAGTGTCTCCTATAAAAAATAATGGAGAAGTTGTAAGTAGTAGTTTAATTAGAAAATTGATATTAGAAGGAAATATTAAGAAGGCTAATAAATATTTAGGGAGATTATTTTCTATAGAAGGAGAAGTTATTCATGGGAAAAAGCGAGGTAAAAACTTAGGTTTTCCTACAGCAAATATTTATCTTAATAATAATTATATTGTTCCAAAGACTGGTTTATATAAAACAAATACTATTTATAAATCAAATAGATATAATAGTTTAACAAATGTTGGGTTTAATCCAACATTTGAAAGAAATCGAAATATTTCCATTGAGACATATATTTTAAATTTTAATAAAGACATATATAATGAAGAAATAAAAGTTGAATTTTTAGAGTTTCTTAGAGATGAAAAAAAATTTAATAGCAAAGAAGAGTTAATTGAACAAATGAATTCTGATATAAGATCTATATCAGAATAA
- the rpsO gene encoding 30S ribosomal protein S15 has protein sequence MISKEEKTNIIEEYKTHEGDTGSPEVQIAILTHRINELNDHLKEHKKDHHSRRGLLKMVGKRRGLLNYLMKKDVNRYRELIERLGLRK, from the coding sequence ATGATAAGTAAAGAAGAAAAGACAAATATTATTGAAGAGTATAAAACTCACGAAGGAGACACTGGTTCTCCAGAAGTACAAATTGCAATTTTAACTCATAGAATAAATGAGTTAAATGATCATTTAAAGGAACATAAAAAAGATCATCATTCAAGAAGAGGTCTTTTAAAAATGGTTGGTAAAAGAAGAGGTCTTTTAAATTATTTAATGAAAAAAGATGTAAATAGATATCGTGAATTGATTGAAAGACTTGGATTAAGGAAATAA
- the pnp gene encoding polyribonucleotide nucleotidyltransferase → MEKNFEYTLAGKKLSVTVGKVAEQANGACLIQYGDTVVLATATASKAPKEGIDFFPLSVDFQEKLYSVGKIPGGFIKREGRPSEKAILTSRLIDRPIRPLFPKGYRNDVQVITTVLSVDQDHTPDIVAMIGSSIALSISDIPFDGPTGSVSVGLVDGDLIINPDSKERDESDLNLIVSGTREAIMMVEAGANIVSEETMLNAILTAHDEIKGICEFISEIKEEVGKEKSEFEVFLPDVDISEEVNNFAIEKMINAIKTEDKLERKENIEKVKEETVLYFEEIYPDNIKDIEDTLQAILKSQVRKMISEDGIRPDNRKIDEIRPISCEVGLLPRTHGSGLFTRGQTQALTVATLGAAGDVQVIDGLGEEESKRYMHHYNFPPYSTGEAKFLRGPGRREIGHGALAERALEVVIPSVDEFPYTIRLVSEVLSSNGSSSQASVCGSTLALLDAGVPIKSNVAGIAMGLIKENDNVTVLSDIQGMEDFLGDMDFKVAGTEEGITAIQMDIKISGINREILTEALRRAKEGRLYILDKMNSVISTHRKELSPYAPRILTMEVNPDKIRDIIGPGGKIINKIIDETGVKIDIEDSGKVLIASENMEAGNKAIDMINNIVKEVEVGEIYLGKVVKIMPFGAFVEVLPGKEGLVHISNIAKERVEKVEDVLSKDDEVLVKVTNIDKQGRINLSRKDALPETEEDN, encoded by the coding sequence ATGGAAAAAAATTTTGAGTATACTCTTGCTGGAAAAAAGTTAAGTGTAACTGTAGGTAAGGTTGCTGAACAAGCAAATGGTGCTTGTCTTATACAATATGGAGATACTGTAGTACTAGCTACAGCTACAGCTTCTAAAGCTCCAAAGGAAGGTATAGACTTTTTCCCTTTAAGTGTAGATTTTCAAGAAAAACTATATTCTGTAGGAAAAATACCCGGTGGTTTTATAAAGAGAGAAGGAAGGCCAAGTGAGAAAGCAATTCTTACTTCAAGATTAATTGATAGACCAATTAGGCCTTTATTTCCAAAAGGTTATAGAAATGATGTTCAAGTTATAACTACAGTTTTATCTGTAGACCAAGATCATACACCTGATATAGTAGCAATGATTGGTTCATCTATAGCTTTAAGTATTTCAGATATTCCTTTTGATGGTCCAACAGGTTCTGTTTCCGTAGGATTAGTAGATGGAGATTTAATAATAAATCCAGATAGTAAGGAAAGAGATGAATCTGACCTTAATTTAATAGTATCTGGTACTAGAGAAGCAATTATGATGGTTGAAGCAGGAGCAAATATAGTTTCTGAAGAAACTATGCTAAATGCAATACTTACAGCACATGATGAAATAAAAGGAATCTGTGAATTTATAAGTGAAATTAAAGAAGAAGTTGGAAAAGAAAAATCAGAATTTGAAGTGTTTTTACCTGATGTGGATATTTCAGAAGAAGTAAATAATTTCGCTATAGAAAAAATGATAAATGCTATAAAGACAGAAGATAAATTAGAAAGAAAAGAGAATATAGAGAAAGTTAAAGAAGAAACCGTATTATATTTTGAAGAAATTTATCCTGATAATATTAAAGATATTGAAGATACATTACAAGCTATATTAAAAAGTCAAGTAAGAAAAATGATAAGTGAAGATGGAATAAGACCAGATAATAGAAAAATTGACGAAATTAGACCTATATCATGTGAAGTAGGATTACTTCCTAGAACTCATGGTTCAGGATTATTTACAAGAGGTCAAACTCAAGCATTAACTGTAGCAACATTAGGAGCTGCTGGAGATGTTCAAGTTATAGATGGCTTAGGAGAAGAAGAATCTAAAAGATATATGCATCACTATAATTTCCCACCATATAGTACAGGTGAAGCTAAGTTTTTAAGAGGTCCTGGAAGAAGAGAAATTGGGCATGGTGCATTAGCGGAAAGAGCACTTGAAGTTGTCATACCTTCTGTAGATGAGTTCCCTTATACTATAAGATTAGTATCTGAAGTTTTAAGTTCTAACGGATCATCTTCACAAGCAAGTGTATGTGGAAGTACCCTTGCACTTTTAGATGCTGGAGTTCCTATTAAGTCAAATGTAGCTGGTATTGCTATGGGACTTATAAAAGAAAATGATAATGTAACTGTATTAAGTGATATACAAGGAATGGAAGACTTTTTAGGAGATATGGACTTTAAAGTTGCTGGAACAGAAGAAGGAATAACAGCAATACAAATGGATATTAAAATATCAGGAATCAATAGGGAAATATTGACTGAAGCATTAAGGCGTGCAAAAGAGGGAAGACTATATATTCTTGATAAAATGAATAGCGTTATATCTACACATAGAAAAGAATTATCTCCTTATGCTCCAAGAATTCTTACTATGGAAGTTAATCCTGATAAGATTAGGGATATAATAGGTCCTGGAGGAAAAATTATAAATAAAATAATAGATGAAACTGGAGTTAAAATTGATATAGAGGATAGTGGAAAAGTTCTTATAGCATCAGAAAATATGGAAGCTGGAAATAAAGCTATTGACATGATAAACAATATAGTAAAAGAAGTAGAAGTAGGAGAAATCTATTTAGGAAAAGTTGTTAAAATAATGCCTTTTGGTGCTTTTGTAGAAGTATTACCTGGTAAAGAAGGCCTAGTTCATATTTCTAATATTGCTAAGGAAAGAGTAGAAAAAGTAGAAGATGTTTTATCTAAAGATGATGAAGTATTAGTAAAAGTAACTAATATTGATAAACAAGGTAGAATTAATCTATCTAGAAAAGATGCATTACCTGAAACTGAAGAAGATAATTAA
- a CDS encoding polysaccharide deacetylase family protein: protein MKIFYIKYKIIYIILIFMIILSLFIYLYFRNQSIHTFNNSNIYYEGNSNKNAVSFACNVDWGEELISDMLKIFDDSNIKITFFVTGKWAEKNPEMLREMYKNGHEIGSHGYMHRNYGDLSYTLNLEEIKKADTIIAKIIGKKPKLFAPPSGSFNDSTIQAAKEENHNVIMWTVDTIDWRKDSTKDIIIDRVISKTNRNSIILMHPKEETIKALPIIIEKLKDKGFSIEKISDILN, encoded by the coding sequence ATGAAAATATTTTATATAAAGTATAAAATAATATATATAATTTTAATATTTATGATTATATTATCACTATTTATTTATTTGTATTTTAGGAATCAATCAATACATACATTTAACAATAGTAATATATATTATGAAGGCAACAGTAATAAGAATGCTGTATCATTTGCATGTAATGTTGATTGGGGTGAAGAGTTAATATCTGATATGTTAAAAATCTTTGATGATAGCAATATAAAAATCACTTTTTTTGTGACAGGAAAGTGGGCAGAAAAAAACCCTGAAATGCTTAGAGAAATGTATAAAAATGGACATGAAATAGGAAGTCATGGGTATATGCATAGAAATTATGGAGATTTGAGTTATACTTTAAATCTGGAAGAGATTAAAAAGGCAGATACAATAATAGCTAAAATAATTGGAAAAAAGCCAAAATTATTTGCTCCACCTTCAGGTAGTTTTAATGATTCTACTATTCAAGCTGCTAAAGAAGAAAATCACAATGTCATAATGTGGACAGTTGATACAATAGATTGGAGAAAAGATAGTACAAAAGATATAATAATAGATAGAGTAATATCAAAGACAAATAGAAATTCTATAATTTTAATGCATCCTAAAGAAGAAACAATTAAAGCATTACCAATAATTATTGAAAAACTGAAAGATAAAGGGTTTTCCATAGAAAAAATATCAGATATATTGAATTAA
- a CDS encoding M16 family metallopeptidase → MYNKTKLSNGIRIITENIPYVNSISIGLWVESGSRYENKDNNGVSHFIEHILFKGTKNRTARDIAEQIDSVGGQMNAFTSKECTCFYIKILDNHIDLAIDILQDMLFNSTFDENEIDKEKNVIIEEINMYEDAPEEIVHDLLSNTVFKKHPLSLPILGNKESINNLTKESMVDYFKKYYIPENIVISIVGNIDEENILKTLEKNFGVWKSNKKKLANKFVSPTIKRNIIYKDKDTEQLHLCLGLEGLKQSSKNIYSLLVLNNIFGGSMSSRLFQKVREDLGIAYSIYSYPSTYKDTGIFTIYAGLNPKHLIDLSKIIINEIKEIKANIFSEEEIFKSKEQLKGNFILGLENTSSRMSSYGKSELLNNKIETPNEIINSINKVNKNSIREVIDNIFNIDNINIAYVGRLNNKNIESDLINIYKK, encoded by the coding sequence TTGTATAATAAAACAAAATTGTCAAATGGAATTAGAATAATAACTGAAAACATACCATATGTAAATTCTATATCAATTGGATTATGGGTTGAATCGGGCTCAAGGTATGAAAATAAAGATAATAATGGAGTTTCCCACTTTATTGAACATATTTTATTTAAAGGTACTAAAAATAGAACTGCCAGAGATATTGCAGAACAGATTGATTCAGTTGGAGGACAGATGAATGCCTTTACTAGTAAAGAATGTACTTGTTTTTACATAAAAATACTAGACAATCACATTGATTTAGCAATAGATATTTTACAAGACATGTTATTCAATTCAACTTTTGATGAAAATGAAATAGATAAAGAAAAAAATGTAATAATTGAAGAAATTAATATGTATGAAGATGCTCCAGAAGAAATAGTACATGACCTTTTATCAAATACTGTATTTAAAAAACACCCATTATCATTACCAATTTTAGGGAATAAGGAATCTATAAACAATTTAACTAAAGAGTCAATGGTAGATTATTTCAAAAAATATTATATTCCAGAAAATATTGTGATTTCTATTGTTGGAAATATAGATGAAGAAAATATTTTAAAAACTTTAGAAAAAAACTTTGGAGTGTGGAAATCTAATAAAAAAAAGTTAGCAAATAAATTCGTAAGTCCTACAATAAAAAGAAATATTATATATAAAGATAAAGATACTGAACAACTTCATCTTTGTTTAGGATTAGAGGGGCTAAAGCAATCCTCTAAAAATATATATTCTTTATTAGTATTGAATAATATATTTGGAGGTAGTATGAGTTCTAGGCTATTTCAAAAAGTAAGAGAAGACTTAGGTATAGCATATTCTATTTATTCATACCCATCAACTTATAAAGATACTGGAATATTTACTATTTATGCAGGTTTAAATCCTAAACATTTAATTGATTTATCAAAAATAATTATTAATGAAATAAAGGAAATAAAAGCGAACATTTTTTCAGAAGAAGAAATATTTAAATCTAAAGAACAATTAAAAGGGAACTTCATATTAGGCTTAGAAAATACTTCTAGTAGAATGAGTTCCTATGGAAAGTCGGAATTATTAAATAATAAAATAGAAACACCTAATGAAATTATAAATAGTATAAATAAAGTAAATAAAAATTCTATTAGAGAAGTAATAGATAATATTTTCAATATTGATAATATTAATATTGCATATGTGGGAAGATTAAATAATAAAAATATTGAGTCAGACTTAATTAATATATACAAGAAATAG
- a CDS encoding YlmC/YmxH family sporulation protein → MKIYDIGNKKNVTLSELGGKEIVNLNDGGRLGIIADSDILIDENTGNIEALLVPDSRGQFKFFGEKREITIPWKSIRKIGEDMIIIELNY, encoded by the coding sequence ATGAAAATATACGATATAGGAAACAAAAAAAATGTTACACTTAGTGAATTAGGAGGGAAAGAAATTGTAAATTTAAATGATGGAGGAAGGCTTGGAATAATAGCAGATTCAGACATATTAATTGATGAAAACACAGGTAATATAGAGGCTCTATTAGTTCCAGACTCAAGAGGTCAATTTAAGTTTTTTGGTGAAAAAAGAGAAATTACTATCCCTTGGAAAAGCATTAGAAAAATTGGTGAGGACATGATTATAATAGAATTAAATTATTAA
- a CDS encoding ClpP family protease produces MDKNKNSKNDENKIIESIKTLGVSNIPTSKGDIHFTSIIGEIEGHNISPPQKKSTKYEHIIPQLISVQRSEDIKGLLVILNTLGGDVEAGLAISEMIKSIDKPTVSLVLGGSHSIGIPLATATDYSFITPTATMTLHPIRMTGLVIGVPQTFRYLQKMQERISSFILRSTNISLENLQKLMYDTDEIANDVGTILVGEEAVDYGLINQVGGLNSAIKKLESLINQNIT; encoded by the coding sequence GTGGATAAAAATAAAAACTCAAAAAATGATGAAAATAAAATTATAGAATCAATTAAAACATTAGGCGTAAGTAATATACCAACTAGTAAAGGAGATATCCATTTTACATCAATAATAGGAGAAATAGAAGGACATAATATTTCACCTCCTCAAAAAAAATCTACAAAGTATGAACACATAATCCCCCAACTCATTTCTGTTCAAAGAAGTGAAGATATAAAAGGATTACTAGTTATTTTAAATACATTAGGAGGAGATGTTGAAGCAGGACTTGCAATATCTGAAATGATTAAAAGTATAGATAAACCAACAGTATCTCTTGTTCTAGGTGGTAGTCATAGTATAGGGATACCTCTTGCTACTGCTACTGATTATTCATTTATTACACCTACTGCTACCATGACTCTACATCCAATAAGAATGACAGGACTTGTAATAGGTGTTCCGCAAACATTTAGATATCTTCAAAAGATGCAAGAAAGAATTTCTAGTTTTATATTAAGAAGTACTAATATTTCATTAGAAAATTTACAAAAACTTATGTACGATACAGATGAAATAGCTAATGATGTAGGTACTATATTAGTGGGAGAAGAGGCTGTAGATTATGGATTAATAAATCAAGTAGGAGGATTAAATTCTGCTATTAAAAAATTAGAATCGTTAATAAATCAAAACATAACATAA